Part of the Anopheles coluzzii chromosome 3, AcolN3, whole genome shotgun sequence genome is shown below.
TGAAATCAATTTAAACGGTTTTGTTCAAATTTGAATCACgtttatcataaaaaatagGGTTAATTTTTTGAGGTTGAAATAATGGTTTGCTTCATGCTCTTCATTCTTTTTAACTGATTTCTATTGTGCACTAAAATTGATAAAGAGAATCACTAACACTTTTGAAcactttttctcccttttttattattcagtATTTTATTGTAATATTTAAGTTAAAATGAGATTAACAGAAATATATTTAAACAACATTCCATGGAACTCAACCGTATTCATtttcaaacatatttaaattaaacattcaaaacCCAGCAACATTTATGCCAAATATTTAATAGTTTATATTAGCTTTTAACTATCTTTAATTGtttaactttatttattttaaaatgaacaaaatgtATAACATTTCGATTCTTGATGTAATTTTACCAATTCTATTCGCAAATGGCTTTTAAATGTTATGTCAAATCTTATGTAAAAAATAGtacattattttcaattttcacagtTTCATTTAAGAATATTATGCtgaatgtttaaaacaaaaccttataatattaaaattgCATTGCTTCACAAGCACAATGGATCAAAACATATCTGGATATTGAAATATATCATCAAAAGACCTTGGACATACCCTTTATCTCCAAAAGCTTTTGCTCTTTGACTGTATTTTGTGATTGTAGCATGCAAATCTCATGTCACTCAAACGCAACCCGAGAAAGACAATTATCTAATGCCATTTTACGCCCAAATAGCAGAGATAGCCCTCAGCTTCATCCGCAAAACCAGCCTCAGTTCTACAGATTTCGCCAGCGAGTTgtcaaaaataattatatgATGCTATGCATTCACCAAAAATGCTGCAGCGATTTGAAACGATAATGATTTTATAATATTCATAATCATGGGTGACGGTTGCCGCCGAAGCACGCCAAATCGTGAGGGCAGTCCTTTTTTCGTCAATTTCAAGCCAAAAATCTGCGCTGCGCAAAGTGCAAAACGAAACCGAAAGTCGCTTGTGAATCGCTTTTAGACTCGCGTTATATCTGCagcttcttccctttttttgttttgctgttttgtatcAGACAGACAGAAAACGCTTAAAGGGATAAGGAAATTTTGAGCATCTGAGCTTTGTGACGTGGTAACTGAATGGTTTCTGAACGGGGCTTGGTGCAATGGCCGGCCTATGATTTTGGTATCAATTTTGACTGATCAAATGCCCACACAGCTAAGTGGCTGCGCTGTGTTCGCCCGTGTAAAGGGTAGAATTATAGCGGGAAGAAGCTGATAAGTTCTGCAAGAAGAATGATACTTGCAATTGCATCAAAGtggaaacacacgcacacacacacaaacgcatcgACAAAGATTTAACTCAGGCGCACATTATTTTGTCAGAGTGCCGTAAAAGCAAACAGCCCCGAACCGTTCCCCTAGATAGATGAAGAGTCAACCGAGAGGAGGAAGGGACAGAGCACAGGCCAACCCAGCTTCGGGGGTCCGTAAAATCGGAAGCAGAAAGGACAAACTTTTCCGCTCAGCTAGAggaatgaaaacaaagcaCCATCACAAAGAACcccaggaaaaaaaacaccactcaCCTTCCACTCCACATCgaaatgtaataattaaaGTGTCGTCTTCGAACAAAACTTATCCCATTTCAGAGAAAACCCTCTCAAGGCCAGCCCACACGTTTCCCGTTCCCGTGCCCGTTTGTCGCCGGATGTCTGCCGTCGCAATGCAAACTTTTCGGCAAAATTGCagcaaaattttaatttcatgctTGTTGACTGCACATGCTGCTACCGTTCTGGGCAGATGATTGTACCCGAGCCACTCGGGCCACTCGGGCCACTCGGGTCGGAGCGGTGACGCCTCCCTGCCCAAAAGAACTTGATGCACCTACCCGCCCTGGGGGTGCTTGAGGAAGCGAAAATGAACATGCATAAATTTCGTCCAAGTGCAAGTGATAAGATTAATTTCTTCGAACCTTGCGtcaaccggcagcagcagcagcagcggcagtggCACCCAAATCTTGTCCAAAACTTCCGTCCTTTGGATGTCTTTTTTTGCCTTCGAAATTTTTGAGGCGGTCTAAAGTTCAGTTTCCGTTCCTGTGAGCAACTCCCATTGCACCATTCGGACCATTCAAATACGAATGATATAAAATCGTGCATATCTTTAATGTTATCCGATTTCTAGTTGCTTCTCTAGAGTTGAAAGTTTTGCAAAAGGTTGGAAATCGTTCCAAAGTAACTGTATTCTTCGTGTTTTCCCATGGATCCATTTCTACATCCGCACACGCAACGAAGGGGAAATTTGGAAATTGTCGCTATTACTGTTGTTTGTcattaaaatccattttacGAGAGTGTATTCGTCGGAGTCAGTTTACCCTGTTTGCCTTCCCCGACACACACAGGTCAAATACACGGTCACACGCGGACTTTCAGTGTCCACCGGTGTTCGTGGAAATCCGAAAACTTTAATTACCACAAACGCTTAGCTAGCGTTACTTCATAACCTATCGATAGGCCGGGCCCATCGTTTCCAGCCGACCAATCCATTAGGAAACGTTCGGAGGACGGTCGACAACTTATCGTGCGGAGGTTTTCCCACCAACTTTTCTATTCACCTCTATCGTCCGTATCCATCTTAGGCGGCGCGCCGCCGATCTATTCGTTCGATCGGTTGTGTGAAGGTTATGTTTATTGTTGAAACCACTCGCTCCCCGCAAACGAAACGGCGGTGAGGAAATgtagtattgttttatttcgttttcgCTGAAACAAGGCATACATACTTCGCCTGAGAAACTCCTTTCCACAACTGAACGGCCGGTACGAACTTTGTGCCCGGGCCATATTAGATACCAATAAAAATCGCATCAATGTCCCCGCGATAATCTCGCCCAATTTCGGAGCTTCAAAAGCGCGATAGTTCCTCAAAATAATTAAGTTCCTTTTGCCGTACGAAAGCTTTATTCCGCTCGTTCCCAAGCCGAAATGTTCGAAATGTCTTCCTTTGTACGGTGACGGTGGGAACACGCTCCTACTGTGGTGCTGGATTTGATTGACGATTGTCACATCGTTCCGCAGACGTGATACGTCCATCGTTGACATCGTTGTTCCCAgcagtaacaacaaaaaaactaagacTGAAGGAGGGAATTGGTTGCTTTTGAATATATTAGCTAATAAATTTcgtcaagcgacgaaccttgcTGCCTACCACGACCATTGCTTCATACGGCGATTTTTACcgcaaagaaaacagaaagcaaaacaaacaacgacTGCTTGGAAGCACTTTTTTGATATTCTTCAAACGTTtccatatacaaaaaaaagacgtCAAGCACGTCAACACTTCTCGCCAGGGCCACTCTTTCTGTCTATATGCGCTGTGACTGGAATGGTGGATTCAATAAATTTCCCGTTTATaagaaaaaatcataaaaagtGGACGTTTCTGACTGACAAATCTGACCGGGGCATGATCGGGCAGAGCCTATGGGCGAAATGTGCGTGAGAGACAGCGCTTGGGAAGCAGTTCGCCCAGTGTGACCTTCGGTATGGAGTAGCAACACCATTCTAAATGGTGTGAACATAGGCAATTTAGAATTCACATACACATGGGCTGGGCGATTTTTCGAtatctctcttttttgtgtgtatgtgctttaTACACCTATGGGAATCGTTGGTCTCGCGAGCTTTCATTGCATGCCGTGCGTAGTGAGAAGTAGAACGAAAAGAACGATTTTAATGCTGGAACGATTGGAGTTTCTTTATAGGGTACCAATAAGTTTTCTAATGTTGCTTCAATTCTTTGCGTCTCAGAGACCTCCATTCATTTCTTCATTGATTATCCTCCTTGATCATATCAGCGGCCTTCTCCCCGATCAGATAGCTCATGGCACACGTATGCGCGGACGGTGGCTCTGGAATAATGCTCACATCAGCCACCCTCAGCCGACCAATTCCACGAACACGCAGCCGAGGATCAACCACCGCATCAGGATCGCCAACTGGGCCCATCGAACACGTGGACACCTGATGCTGGAAAGTCGCTGTCTGTCTACGTACATGACACCGCCAGTAGTCGTCCGAATTGAACTCAAACTCCTCACATCCCGGCAAAGGCCGGTTGTAAAGCTCAATGCCCAACCGCTGTAAAGGCTCCGCCTCAGCAATCCTCAACACTTCCCTGATCGAGTACACAAGCGCTTCCACATCGCGCTCATCCTCAAAGTATTGATAATGGAACACGGGATGATGGAATGGGTTACGCGACTTCAGCTCCACCCTACCTACGGTGTGCGTTTTCATAAGCATTGGTAAGAACATAAAGTTCCGCACACCCACCAGCGGTCCGTAGTAGTCGCGTATAAGCGCCTCCGGCAACCGGTACGCAGTGCGCAACCCGATCGATGAGTCAAAGCTCATCGAACCGAACGCTTGCATGACCTCAACGTCGGGTAGGTCTGGGTCGGGATCGCTAGCGAAAGGAGACTTCACGTACAGCAAGCTTTCGATCGAGTTCGATGTTAACGGACCAGTCCCGTTGCGAAAGCGTACGATCTCGTCGAGTGTTAGGAACTGTTCCAGGTTGAGCAGGTTCTGTTCTGCAGGGGATCCGTTGCGCATTGTGAAGATAGGTCCAAAGACACCACCATGCTCGTACACTCGCCGCCCAACGGGAAGATCTTGAAGAACGCGTATTCCGTGCTGTTGCAGATGAGCCGCGGGGCCGATTCCTGAGTTCATGAGAAGCTTCGGTGTCTCGAACGCTCCAGCGGAGAGGATCACTTCCCGCCTAGCACGCACTGTGTGATAGCGTTTGTTCTTGGTAAATCGGACTCCGGTGGCTTCCTTGGTATCTATAATGTGAAACAGAAAGCCAAATATAGTTTTGGAAGCTTTGAATACCTCTCCTTCATCTTACCTTCATTGAAGAGTATCTGCGTTGCCCACGATCGCGTGGATATATGCAGATTCGGTCGATGACGCACATCCTTCAGATAGGCCGTTCCAGCCGTCACCCGATGTCCTTTCTTCGAGTGTGCCTGCAAGAACGAAACGCCTAGAATGTCTCCAGCATTGTAGTCCAGGTACGGATAACCAGATTGTGCCGCACTCGCCACGAACGCCTTGGCCACTTCCGATCTGAACGGACAGTCCTCCACCGACACTCGGCCACTCTTCCCGTGGGCTCCATTCTCATCAAAATCCTTCACATTGGCATGCTCAATCTTTTTGTAGTACGGCAATACATCCTCCCAACTCCAACCCTCCATACCGGCACGGGCCCAATTGTCAAAGTCGCGCCTGTTGCCACGCGTGTAGATGATGTTGTTAATTATCGACGATCCACCAACACCTCGCCCATGCGTCCAGCTGCACTTACGATCGGTTAACCCAAGGCAGCCGTACTTCTGACGCTTCGTCTCGTATCCGAAACTGTAGTCCGACGCCATCAGCATTGGCCCAAGCATGGGCGGTTCCGAAAAGGCAGGTCGTTCGCCACGACGCAGCTCCAGAATCAACACCGACACGGAAGGATCCTCAGACAGACGATTCGCCAGCACACAGCCAGCCGGTCCGGCACCAACGATCACGTAATCGTACACTTTTCTTAGCTGAGGGTTTCCATAATCGATTTCGTTCATTTCACCTATCATTGTCGCAAGGCTACTTAGTACACGAGGATTCAGAGTACCGCACACTAGCCAGCAACAGTAACACAGCACTTGAAAGACAACGATCCAGCGCATCATTGTGCGTGCAAACTTGAACGTTTCCTCCACAAAACTAACCGATCTTCACACCAGCAGATCACAGAA
Proteins encoded:
- the LOC120957197 gene encoding glucose dehydrogenase [FAD, quinone]-like, whose product is MMRWIVVFQVLCYCCWLVCGTLNPRVLSSLATMIGEMNEIDYGNPQLRKVYDYVIVGAGPAGCVLANRLSEDPSVSVLILELRRGERPAFSEPPMLGPMLMASDYSFGYETKRQKYGCLGLTDRKCSWTHGRGVGGSSIINNIIYTRGNRRDFDNWARAGMEGWSWEDVLPYYKKIEHANVKDFDENGAHGKSGRVSVEDCPFRSEVAKAFVASAAQSGYPYLDYNAGDILGVSFLQAHSKKGHRVTAGTAYLKDVRHRPNLHISTRSWATQILFNEDTKEATGVRFTKNKRYHTVRARREVILSAGAFETPKLLMNSGIGPAAHLQQHGIRVLQDLPVGRRVYEHGGVFGPIFTMRNGSPAEQNLLNLEQFLTLDEIVRFRNGTGPLTSNSIESLLYVKSPFASDPDPDLPDVEVMQAFGSMSFDSSIGLRTAYRLPEALIRDYYGPLVGVRNFMFLPMLMKTHTVGRVELKSRNPFHHPVFHYQYFEDERDVEALVYSIREVLRIAEAEPLQRLGIELYNRPLPGCEEFEFNSDDYWRCHVRRQTATFQHQVSTCSMGPVGDPDAVVDPRLRVRGIGRLRVADVSIIPEPPSAHTCAMSYLIGEKAADMIKEDNQ